In Streptomyces rapamycinicus NRRL 5491, the genomic stretch TGCACCGCCCGCTGCTGGTCACCGGACGCCCCGGCACCGGCAAGTCGACCCTGGCCCACGCCATCGCCCGCGAGCTGATGCTGGGCGAGGTGCTGCACTGGCCGGTCAACAGCCGCTCCACGCTCACCGAGGGCCTGTACTCGTACGACGCCGTGGGCAGGCTGCGCGAAGCCTCCCTCAAGCGGCGCGCCGACGAGAGTGCCGGGACCGAGCCGGACATCGGCGACTATCTGCGGCTCGGCGCGCTCGGCACCGCGCTGCTCCCCGCCGACAAGCCCCGGGTGCTGCTCGTGGACGAGCTCGACAAGGGCGATGTCGACCTGCCCAATGACCTCCTCACGGTCTTCGAGGAGGGCGAGTTCGAGATTCCGGAGCTGGCCCGGCTGGGGGAGGGGAGGACGGTCCAGGTGCAGTACGCGGGCTCCCGGGAGAAGGCCGGGATCACCAGCGGCTGGGTCAGCTGCTCCGTCTTCCCCGTCGTCGTCATCACCAGCAACGGCGAGCGCGAGTTCCCCCCGGCGTTTCTGCGCCGCTGCGTCCGGCTCGACCTCAAGCAGCCCGACGAGGCG encodes the following:
- a CDS encoding AAA family ATPase — its product is MAQDWRLFQGGDTRPHQVETWPSAPPWRRFGDDARRRDKERPLPYLISDEDRDVVNMALHLHRPLLVTGRPGTGKSTLAHAIARELMLGEVLHWPVNSRSTLTEGLYSYDAVGRLREASLKRRADESAGTEPDIGDYLRLGALGTALLPADKPRVLLVDELDKGDVDLPNDLLTVFEEGEFEIPELARLGEGRTVQVQYAGSREKAGITSGWVSCSVFPVVVITSNGEREFPPAFLRRCVRLDLKQPDEAQLQRIVTMHLGEEIGARAQELIADFVSRRNERELATDQLLNAVRLRSSGVRVDQDVLDKLFRSLNEVDAQ